The genomic segment TCGGGTCGGTCGGAGGCGTAGATGCGCTGGAAGTTACGACTTTTTCGCTACTCGAAGATTCCTCGTCGGCATGGCTTGAACTGCTCTTGTCTTTCTTCGAGCTGGAAGATTCCGCGGAAACGCTGCTGGAACTGGATTCCTTCTTGGAGTAAGACGAACTGCTGACGTCCTTTTTAGAACTCGAGGATTCTGGGGCGACTTTTTCGCTGCTGCTGGATGTCGCCTCTTCGCTGTCGCTGGATTCGATTTCTTCGCTCGAGGCGTTGCTGGAAGAGTCGTTGGAACAGGCGGCGAACATGGCTATGCCTAGGCCGCATAAACAAGAGAATGCATTGAGTTTGAATTTTTTCATAACCCAAAAATCTATTCTTTTGTTAAGAAAATGTCAACAAACCATACGATTTGTGCAAAAAGACGTGATGTACGGCACCCTTGTCGGGCTTTACCTCAAAAATTACTCGTTGATGCTTTTCAGGTGCGGGGAATACATCTTGTAGAAATCCCTGCCGCGTTCCTTCACGTAGTAAAGCGCCTTGTCGGCTGCACGGTAAAGGTCTTCGAAATTCTTGCTATGTTCGGGGAACAGGGCGATTCCAATGGAAAGCGATACGCACTTGCCGAGAGGCTCGTCCGGGAAAAGGTGGCGCGCCCTGTCCGAAATTTTGGCGGCAAGCTGTAGGGCGGTGCTGGAACTGTCGATATCGCGCAGGTACACCATGAACTCGTCGCCACCGATACGCCCTGCGATATCCATTCCCTTGAAGGATTCGTGAATGATGTTTCCGATTGCCATGAGGACTCTGTCGCCAGCAATGTGCCCGTAGGTGTCGTTCACGTGCTTGAACTTGTCCACGTCAATCATGAGCAGGGCCCCCTTGCTTTTTTTCTTGTGGTCCTTTTCGAGGAGGCTCGTAATCAGTTCTTCGGTGGTCTGCTTGTTCAGAAGTCCCGTCAGCTGGTCGGTCTTGGAACGCTTTTCAAGTTCAAGCCTCAGCGACTGCATCTCGGTAATGTTGTTGATGATGGCGACAATGCCGTTCACCTTGCCGTTTTCGTCGAATACGGGGCGCTTGATGAGTTCCAGGTACTCGCTTCCGTTTTCGCCCTTTTCTTCGATAATGTAGTTGGTTCCCTTCCCGGTCCGCATCAGTTCCATGTCGGACTGCATTGCCTTCTTGGCGTTTTCCTTGTCCTCGCGGATTTCGATGTCGGTCTTTCCGCGGATAGTCCAGCTGGGGTCGTTTTCGGTATGCAGGTGGTGCCAGTAGTGGGTGGCGAATACGTACTTTCCTTCGGCGTCCTTCAGGTAGATATTCGAGGGGAGCTCCTTGAGGATGCGCTCCACTTCCGAAAACGTGGCGGAGTCCTTGCTTCGCACGGCGTTCTTGATGCGCAGGGCGACCAGTTCCGGCTTGAAGGGGGGCTCGAAGTATTCGTTTGCGCCCGCCTCGATGCACTGCCTGTAGATTTCGCTATCGGGAACGCTCGAAACGGCGATTGTCGGGATTCCCACGAAACGCTTGTCGTCGTTCATCTTCTGGAGTAGCGAAAAATGGGTCCTTTTTCCCCATTCCGCATCGAACAGTACGGCCGAGATGTGGTCGTGCTGCTTGTCTACCAGGCGTAGCGCCTCTGTTTCGTTGTCGACGTTAATCAGCGGGTGGGATTTCGAAAGATTAGCACGCAAATCCCCTAAGGCGGGTGCCATTAGGTTTACCAATACGAGCTTTCGCAATTCGATTGGCTGAATGACTTTTGCGTCCTTGAGATCGTCCAAGTGAACCTCTTTTTGCTGTTCCTTTACATATATATATTTTTTTCTGGAAAAGGTGCTGGATTCTTATTCCAAGTTGGAATAGGAAACGCTTGAAAATCGGCTCCCTTTTTTGTTATTATTACGATATGCAAGATAATTATAAGCGCGGGGCGCGTACCGTATTCTGGACCAAGATCACCCTTTCACTTTCGGTCGTCTTTATCGTCCTGTTCATGTTCCTTTACCGGATGTTCCAGACCATTGAGGCGAATCCCGACCTCGATGCGGGTTTCCTCACGTCGGGTTCGATGCTTCTCCTTTTCATTTTTGCGGGAGTGTGCCTGCTTCTGGGCGTGTCCTACAGCATTCAGGGACTATTTTGGCTGCTCTGGATGTTCCGTGCCGAAGAAAACCTGCGAAAAATCACGCATACGACCTTTTCTCCCTGGGGAGCGGTCCTTTGTTGCTTTCTTCCCTACCTGGGTACGCTACTCCATTTCTTTGTCTTTAGGGATATTATCCGCCATACCGAATCGGAGCTGTCGAAGCGCCGTACGGGGGATCCTTCCACCTATGCGCCCGCGGTTCCCATGAATTTGGTAATCGCCTTCTTCGTGTGCGGAATCCTGGGGAGCGTCATTTCGTTTATCGGGGAAAACCGGATCGTTTTTCTGGTATCCTTTGTCATAGGCTTTGCGGGTGCGGTCTGCTACCTCAAGGCGCTCGGCAT from the uncultured Fibrobacter sp. genome contains:
- a CDS encoding diguanylate cyclase, translating into MDDLKDAKVIQPIELRKLVLVNLMAPALGDLRANLSKSHPLINVDNETEALRLVDKQHDHISAVLFDAEWGKRTHFSLLQKMNDDKRFVGIPTIAVSSVPDSEIYRQCIEAGANEYFEPPFKPELVALRIKNAVRSKDSATFSEVERILKELPSNIYLKDAEGKYVFATHYWHHLHTENDPSWTIRGKTDIEIREDKENAKKAMQSDMELMRTGKGTNYIIEEKGENGSEYLELIKRPVFDENGKVNGIVAIINNITEMQSLRLELEKRSKTDQLTGLLNKQTTEELITSLLEKDHKKKSKGALLMIDVDKFKHVNDTYGHIAGDRVLMAIGNIIHESFKGMDIAGRIGGDEFMVYLRDIDSSSTALQLAAKISDRARHLFPDEPLGKCVSLSIGIALFPEHSKNFEDLYRAADKALYYVKERGRDFYKMYSPHLKSINE